The genomic window CCGAAAACGGTGTGCGATCTCGTCGCCGCGGAGCCCTCCGTCTATCAGCTCGAACCGCTCCAGCGTGGCGACGACGAGTGGCTCGTGCGCGTTCGGTGGACGGGTCCCCGATCGCCGGTGTTGACGGCGCTTCGTGACGCCGACGCCGTCTGCGTCGAGGCGGTTGCGACCCGCGGAACGTGGCACCTCACGCTCCGGTTCGATAGCCACGAACAACTCACCGACTGTTATCACCGTTGTCTCGACCGGGATATTCGACTCTCCGTCGAGCGCGTGCAGGAGGGGGAAGCCCTCCGACCGTCGGAATCACGGGCGCTCACGTCCGCCCAGCGCGAGGCGCTCGCGACCGCGTTCGATGCGGGCTACTTCGCGGTGCCGCGGGGAGTGACGCTCGCGGAGTTGGCCGACCGGCTCGGGATCTCCGATACGGCCGCCTCACAGCGGTTGCGACGCGCATTGCAAAACCTGCTCGCCGACACCCTCGAGGCCGACGCGCGCGATCTCGCGTGAGGATCGAATTCGCGTCGGATCGGGAGCTAGGCGTTCTGGTCGATCACGTCGAACAGCTCGTCCCAGCCGTCGTCGGCCGGAAGTTGTTCGCGGACCTGACGCATCTCGTTGGGCGAGACGATCTCGTTCACAACATCGAGGACGACCCGCGCGTGATATGCGGCGTCGGAGCGGTCGTCACGATCTTGCATTCCTTCCCGTTCCCAGACGCGCTCGATGAACTCGGTCCAGTCGAACCGCTGTCCGTGTTCCTCGACGGCGTCGGTCAGGTAGTAGTCGATCTCCATCGGCAGCGACCCCGCGAGGTCGGTCGCCTCCCCTTCCTGGATCCGCTCGCCGAGTGTCGTCAGCGTCGCCCGGATGGCGCGGACGGACTCCCCTGTTCCAGGCAGCGAAAGACGATGTTGGACCTGTCCGGTGAACTCATCGAAGTTCATACGGTGTGAGCATCGCGGGGAACACCCATGAGTGGTCACGGCGCTTCCCACGCCGCGGCGACGAGGTCCACACGGCCGAGCGCTCGACCGCGCATTCGAACCGAGGCGCGACCAAGAGGTTCACCGACGATCTCAAGTAGCAGTGAAACTACGTCGACAGTTATCATCGATGTCGACGAACCCTCCGGTATGGTGCTCGATGTCGAGACGCCCGCCCAGCCCGACCTGACCAACCGACCGGTGCCGAGCGTCATCGACGCCGACGAGGTGAGCGATCCGGACGGCGACCTCCGTCGGGCCGAACTCGAAGGGGCGCTCGCCGACGGCGCGTGGTCGGATGCGTTCCACGAATGGGCCGAGTACACGGACCTGACTGAATCGGAGATCACCGCGCTCGCGGATGCCGGTCGGTTCGAGGAGGTAGACTTCTTCTGGGACCCGACCGAGGGGCGGATCCGACACGAGGTTCCAACGGTTACCACGACGGGAGAAACCGACGCCGATCTGGCCGCCAGTGCGGAAACCGAACTCGCGGAGTTGTGCGAGCTTGTCGTCGAGACGCTCGACGACGCGTATCTCGACTGGGACGCCGACAGCGGCGTCGAGGAACCGTGGACCGAGGAGACGTTCGACGACGAGTCGCCCGAGGAGTGATCCGAACGCGGCCCGTCCCGATCCGGTATCGGCCGCAACTGGATTCCACTCGAGATCATCGGATGTCGTATCCCGATCGGTCGGATTCGGAACGGGATTTAACACCTTGTCGCGCGAACATCTATCTATGGGGACCACTGTCGAACTCAGCGACGACCTCGTGGAGCGCATCGAAGGCCACCTCGAGGAGGACGAGACCATCGAGGAGTTCCTCGAAGAATTAATCTCGATATACGAGCAGGAGGGTCGCTTCCTCCAGGAAGGCGCCTAGCCGGGGTACCGGCGGATTCGGTAGTCCGTTTCCTTCGCAGTGACGCTTCGGCTCTGTCTACGGTCGCGAAGACGCACCTACGCCCGTGAACTCGTTCTATCGGTCCCGTCGCATCCCCGTCGACATTGACCGCCTCTGAACAGGCGTCTGGACCGACCTCGAACCAACAGTCCTCTCAGGCTCGAAGAACTCACAAAGGGCAATTCGGGTTTCGAAACCCGAATTGTCGAGGTCGAAACCTACGTCGAGAACCCGGAGTATCGATAGAGTATCTGGGGCGAGAGGCGGTACCTGACCCCGTGACGAAGCTCAACACCCGAATTTATATACCTAAACTGCTAATTTCGGATACCTATTTGATTTTCTAGATAATCTGGCCGAGCGCTGTCAATCCCCACGTTCATAGCATGGGTCAGAAGGTCGCGGTACAGTCGCACGAGGTTGAACCCCTGATCACGGTGCGTTTGAAGATACCGTGATCCACCCGAACAATGAACCGTTCTGGCTGCACTTAGGAGTCACTCCCGCAACGGCCTGAACACGGCACGTCGAGCGTTCCCCGACGAGAAGCCGAGCGTTCACGGAGATGGTTCTCGCCGCTCTCCGCGAGAACTACGGTAGTCGAAACGGCGACGAACGTATTTTCGGGTTACTAAAACGCCGAACCCCCCGATCTCCAATTGCATTCAGTCTCTCCGACGCAACGCCGTACACTGGCTTCAAGCGTTTTCTTGGGAACAGGCGCTAAAACTCGCCCTTCAGGGCGGTGATACAGCGCCGTCATCGGTAGATTCACACGGGTACAGACCGTCTGTGCTACCAACCGAGGCGGTCTACCCGCCCGATGTACTAAGACAGTATCGGGAGTTCCATTCGGTCGGTCGACGGTATCCCGTCGAGTTGACCGCTGTGGATACCGTCAAAAAACAAGCAAGGTACTCCCGAATCCCCCGAGGATAGGGATACGGGGGGCGTGGCACTCCCTGTATCACGACGGGATGCAAACCCGAGGTTCCCAACTCAGCAAGGACTGTCATTGTGGGAAGCCCCGCCCTGTAGGGCGGAGAGAATGTCACCGAGGAGAAGCATTGACCTCCTCCTCCGCGTGAAGACGGAGGAATCCGACCATCGGATTCGGGCGGTCGATGCCCTTCGGTTCCAACCCGCACTCGGAGGGAACCGGCGACACCCCGGGGGAACTATCGTTTACCTCCCTCGGAGGGCTGTGGCCCGGCCAATGAGGCCCCGTCGGATTCCATGTCATCGCCGTGCGAACCACCGACGGTTCGCCACCCCGTATGGTTCGAGGACGGCATCTCACCGAATCCGTAGCATCCGTGAGAACAGGGACCACGGCTTTGAATCTACCGAACAAGCGTGGCTGTTGTCCGCTTGACCCCCGCCTGAGGGGGTATGCGCTCGCACCTATATCAGTAGTCCACGTCGTGCTCTCGCTAACCTCTCGGGAGACGGTTTCAGAGAGGCCGAATTCCTGTCCTGTTACGGCCTTCACACGGAGGAGTTCGTTTGTGTTGGAATCGATGCAGCGTACAGCCACTAGCGCCGGCCGTCGACTTGGATCACGGTATGGTCGATCGCAACGCGATGCGGGTTTTACCGTGGGTGGCCGTGGGCCAGCCTTTCATACCCAGGTTTGATCAGTCGAACGGCTTGATACATATCAATTTTAGATATAGTATATGGATCTGGTAGTTCTGTAGATGGAGTGAAGACCGAGCTTCACCACCCGGATCGGTGTCGCTTCTGACTCCACGAACTCTAACTCGAAAAACACGGCTGCACACGCGATCTTCCTGCCGAGATCAGCCCATCCGAACGACGCCGGCCTGATCAGAGGGCGACGACTCCAATCCTGAACACATCGCGGTCCCGATCACTGGACCCGAACAGCGATCGATCCGTGGACACATCGAGGACGTGCACCTATCGGAACTCGGGAACGGAGCAACCGTGTTCGACCTCTGATCAGACGTCACTGTACAGGTTTCGCAGGCTAACACGAGATTCCGCGTATGCTTTGTCGGTACAATGATATTATTGAAAGAAATGGGGCTGTTGCTTGATGTAATACTGGCTTGACTCGAGGGTCAGCGGTTACATCGTACATTCACAGCCTCCGTCTCTCAACAATTCCCCCACAGGTAGATCTGAACCGCAATCCGGACAAACAGTTCGAACATCCACGAGAACGTCGTAGTCGTCTCGGTCTAAGTCGTTTGAGGACGCTAGCGAGCCGATGGCCGATTCGGTCACCGCCGCGAGCCGGCCTTGCAGTTTCTCTATCGATTCGATCTTCCGTTCAGGCAGATCGGTATTGTCTGCTGGAAGACTCGCCTCTCTGTCTTGTTTCAGGAACGTGTGTATGGCCTGGTGGGTGACGAAGTCGGATGTAACTGCGTCGACGTCGATACCTTCCCGTTCGAGCCGTCTCCGAGCGCGAGTCGCGTCCGTGCTGGAATCACTCGTCAGCGTCTGGTACGTCCCGGAAATCTCATACTCCATGGGTGACTCCCCTGTTCGGCGAAGCGCTGCCGCTAACACTGCTTCATTGAACTCGTCCGCAAGGTCCCGGAGACTCGTTCGCTCACCATGCTGCCCGGTCCATTCTGCCTCGAGCTGATCGCCCATCTCTGTAAGCTCGTACTTGTCTATCACTCGGGCAACCTTCGTCCTACGAGAGTTTGTACCGTTGGACATACCTGACCTACGGAACTTTCCTTTACATACCTAACGGTGTAATACTCTCCGTGTCATTCAAGGGTTTCCATAGGCACCAAATTTCACAGATTGACGGGGAATATTCAATTAAGGGAAGTGAGGTAGAGTATTCGCTCAGTCGATATTCTCGATGTACGTGTACTCTTCAGAGAGGGCTGCCGCGTCCTCGGGAAGGAGAGCCGCCACGAGGAAATCCGCATGTTCACTCAGGTAATCGACAACATGAGAAATCCGGTCGGAGTCGATCGCCTCCAACGAGTCGAGGATGATAAACGGGACCTTCTCTGCCACGTCGTGTACGAGATAACCGGCAAGCGCGAACACCAATCCGGTAACTTCGCGCTCGCTCTCGGAGAGATGGTCGATCGTGTCTTCGTAGACGGTCCCGTCCGCAGTCGAACGAACGATATGGAGATCGAATCGAGACCGCATCACCTTCTTTCGACCCTCTCGGACCTCTGTCTCCCGTTGTTCGATCCAGATCCGATCGAGGTTGTCGTATTCCAGGATGTCGAGGACGGTTTCCATGTGCTCATTGAAGTTCTCGATAGCGTCTTGTTCGATACGGTTGACCCGCGTTCGTAGTTCAGTGAGCTGCTCGGTGACCGCTTCGCGTTCTGCAGTGAGTTCATCTCGTTGTTCGATAGCCGACTCTTTGTCCGCGATTTCCTCGTTGATCTCGTCAAGCTCTGACTCCAGCCGGTCGATTCGAAGCTCGATCCCGTTGATTTCGCGGTGGAGTTCGAGGACTTCGTCGTGGTCTTCTAGCTCGATGCTCTCGGCTTCCGCTTCGAGTTCGGAAACTCGTTGTTCTTGATCTTCAATACGTTGTTCAAGCTCAGCGACGCGCTCGCGTGATGATTCGATGTCCGATTCGACCGTTTCGAGCCGTCGTTCGGTCTGTTGGCGCTCGCTCTTCCGTTCCCTGATCGATTCCTTCTGTTCACTCAACTCATCGATCTCTGAGCGGATACGATTCCGCTCATCGAGTTTGTCTGACCGCAGGTCACGAAGCCGCTGTAGCGTGTCCTCGATCTGGGTGGTCTCGACTTCGGACCCGCAGGTCCAACACACCGTCTCGTCGTTCTCGAGGAGTGCGTCCGTCGGATCCGTGTCGGTCTCGAGGTCTATCCCTTCCCCATTCAGCATCTCCTGGTTGAAATTGATGACGCTCCCGAGTTCGTTGATAGTATCGTCGAGCGATCGCTTTCGTTCACGGAGTTCCGAAATACGGCCTTCGAGCCTGTCCGTAGACTCCGTCACCTCCTCCAGTTCCTCGAGACTCGCCTCCAATTCGTCGCGTTCCGCTTCGAGCTGTTCGATCGTAGATCGTTCGGTTTCCAAATCGAATTCCAGATCGTCCAACTCGGATCGCGCGTCACGAACGCGATCGAACGCGTCTTCGAGGTCCTGTTTCCGTGAGCGACTTTCCTCGACGCCGGTATCGACTGCATCGAGTTCGGCCTGCTTTGTTTCGAGCTTGTCACGGGCTGTTTCCAACTCCTCTTTCGTTTCTTTCTTCTCGGCCTCGAGTTGTGGGAGTTCCTGTTCGAGCCGGTCGAGTTCTTGGATCTTCGATTCGAGTTCGTCGCGTTCCTGCTCGCACGCCTCGATCTCGGCTTCGATCTGATCGGTGTCGATCGGGCGCATGATGATCTCTCTGAGATCGTCACCGCGGGCGACAGCGCGTCGTGCCTCGTTGTCTTCGAGCAGGAACGCGAACGAGTCGGCGATCTCGGGGTCCTCGAGATACGGATCGCCGCCGAACACAACGGTGTCACCGCTACGTTTCAGTGTCCGAGTATAGGTTTCCCCGCCGAGTTCCAGCGTAACTGATCCCTCCTCAGCGTCGCCTTTCAACGTGGTTTGCGTGCTGCCGAGCCCACCCATGAGCGCTTGGAGGAAGGATGTCCTGTTCGATGCGTTTCGGCCAGCAAGCACGGACACACCGGGAGGGAGCGTTACCGTTGTTTCATCGATCCCACCGATATTGCGTACTTTAACCCGAGTCTGTTGATGCGAAACTTGTTCTGATGACACAGTCCCATAGGAGGGCGTCTGTCAGTTAAATCTATTGAACGATTGTAACAGTCTGCAAGCAGGATACTGCTCGCTGCTGCCATCTCAAAAGCCACACACCTCACGAAGGAATGCGGATCGAGTCTCCCACCGGCAACTGAAGACATCGCCAATACTAAAGCGGATACTATTGGGGAGCTTCAACGTCGAGTCTCGGCAGTTACCGAATTGGCCATCTCATCACGTTCAAACCCGTGCGAACTGGACAACGCTACCTACGAAATTCTCATGAAGTCCGTGGTGTCCGTCCGAACTGAGGGACAGACGTCCTCACTAGTAATGCCAAAAAGGATTACGCCTGTAATGATGTAATAGTCAATGTCCTTCACTAGTGTTCGGGATGACCGAACAATCCTATGAGTATGCGAGATTGACTTCGACGACGTTTGCTACCTGTGAAACCCGATCAGCGAGTTCGGTGTTCAGTCTGTCCTCCTGCATCCTGCTTTTCGGCCCGGAGATACTAATTGACCCGAGGGCGTAATCGCTTCCATCAGTAATCGGCGCGGCGACACAGCACAACCCCGGGAGTCGCTCCTCTTGGTCGATTGCATACCCCCGTGAACGGATCGTCTCCAACCGGTTATCGAGCTCTTCACGGGTAGCAACGGTATTACTTGTTTCAGCCGGAAGACCATAATTTTTAACGACATCATCGACGAACTCTTCAGGTCGGTGGGCGAGAATTGTTTTTCCGACAGCAGTCGAGTGAAGGTACTCGCGCTTGCCTAGGTACGAGTCCAGATTCACCGCGTTGTCTCCGCGTTTGAGATCTAGGTAGACACCTAAACCGTGTTCTTCGGTCACCAAGTTCACCAATTCACCCGTCTCGTTGGCGAGGTCTCGGATCTCAGGTCTAGCCACCTGATAGAGGTCCATTTCGTCCCGTTTGCGACCGCCATGTGTGAGAAACTTCAGACTGAGCTCGTAGGTGTTCCCCCGTTTAATCACGTATTTGTTTTCGACCATGGTCTTCAGGTGGTCGTGAACGGTACTCTTGGCGATACCGGTCTCCCGCGAGATGTCCGTAATACCAGCGTCCTCCATATCTTCTATTGCTGCGACTATCTCGAACCCGGTCCCGAGCGACTTGACGAGCGAATCGTTTCGTGCCATGAGTAGACATGGCGGGACGATCTGTAATATATGTTCCGCATCACCGAACAAGTGACACATTCGAATCCATCTCCGTTTCCAACATTAGATATCGCATACGCACGTTACAAGCCATGAATCAGACGATAACTTCATAATCTGACTCAGGAATACGGCGTCACTGTGGACGGTATTACCGAATATGGATTCGACTCTCCCGGACAGGCTATGAAGGGGAAGTCATTATGCACCCGTACATACAGCACTGAATATGGAGAAAATCACATCCGGCCCGGAGAGCAGTGATCTCCCCTTTTCGGAGGGAATCATTCACAATGGAACAGTGTATGTCTCGGGGCAGGGTCCGCTTGACCCACAGTCAGGGGAGATCCTCGGTTCGACTCCTAGCGAACAAACACACCTAACCCTCGACAACATTCAGCGAATTCTCGAGGCAGGAGGGTCATCCTTAGATTCGATCGTCAAGGCGACGGTCTACCTTGATGATATCGAGTACTACGACGAGGTCAACGAGGCGTACGGCGCCAGACTCTCGGAGCCATTCCCCGCGCGGACCGCTATGGAGGTGGTGAACCTTCCAGTCGATATCGCGGTCGAGATCGACGTCATCGCTGCAGTGGAGGACTGAGAGAAGACGGATGCTGGCTGCTCGGTCAGTCCCAGTTCGGATAGGCGTCATCAGCTAGATCATCGAGCGGGAACAACGGCCGAGGAATCCGCTCATAGTCGAATCGTGCGGGGTTCACGGCACTGGTTCCTGGCGTATCGATGAGGATGACCTCGCTCGACATCGTCTCGTAGTCACCGAGGAATGCGATAAGACTCGGGATGCAGATCATATCCAATCGTTCGGGAGGCTGGCCGATGTGACGCCAGATCTCTGCGTCGAATGCGGAGGCTCGAGTCGGTGCGAGTACCACGGTCACCGAATCGTTGGTCCCACACTGGAACCGGACCGTGGTTCCGATGTCGTTCTGGACGCCCTTTCCAGAATGTGAGGTCCCCGTGTTCACATAGCGACCGTCTGTAATGGCCTTCACGTAGCCGTCGACGTTCTCGATCGTCTCGCCATGGTTATCATCGGTCTTGCCCCCGATGTCGGTTGTGACGCGGTTTCCGACTCCCGCGTTGAGACACTTCTCCACCGCTTCGGGGTCGTGCATAATGGCCCAACCGGCTTTTTCGATTCCTTGGTCCAAAATCTCTCTTAGAACTGTCGTCCCATCGGAGGCGCCGCCCCCGCCGGGATTCGAGCCGAAATCGGCCATGACAATGGGGCCGTCTTCAGGATCCATCTCCGCTTGGAGTTCTTTGGCTGTGCGGATGGCTTCGGACGGTTTCGGATACTCCTCGACGAACTCCTCACGCTTCGTCCAGACGAATTCAGCCAGCTCCCGCGAGACATCTCGAGCGGTGTCGGGATCGTCGTCGGTTACTACGGGGATCGTGTACCCCATCTCGGGGATATCCGCGTGATAAAACCCGGGCAGCACGTTCACTTTCAAAACACCGGGCCGCTGTTCGAGTTGCCGGGCCTTGGTCATCACCTCTGCCATCGGCCCATTCGGGGTGTAAGCCTTCGGCTGGAACGCGATGACCGGTGGCCGCTCCATATGCATCGACGGATCAATGTCACCTTCGATGGCCCTGAGGAGCAATCGCATCCCGCGTTCGCCGGTCTTTGCCTTATCGAGATGGGGATAGGTCTCGTAGGCCACCAACGCATCGGCGGCTTCGACCATCCTCCCGGAGACGTTTCCGTGTAGATCGAGTGTGACGACGACAGGTACCGTTTCACCGACGATGTCCCGGACGTCTTGGATGAGTCGTCCCTCGCCGTCGCTGTCGGATTCGGTGACCATCGCGCCATGGAGCGGAAGCATGACTCCGTCCAGTTCGTCCACGTTGTCTCTGACTGCGTCGAGAATGAGGTCCGTGTAGAACTCGTACGTATCGTCATCCACGACGCCACCGGGGGTGGCGAACGCCGATACTGTGTGGATGAGGTCTATCTCCTCCTCGTCGGCGACGTCGATGACGCCACCGATCGCCGTCTCGGTTCCTCGCATGTTCCTCGGCACCGCGTCGTACAGGTACTCCTCACGCGCTTGGAAATCCGCTCTGGTGACCGCGTCCGGGACGAACGTGTTCGTCTCGTGGGCGAACGCACCCACTACGACTGTGTGGCTCATACGTGATCGGCGGCGACTTTAGCCGCCTCTAAGGCCTCGTCGATGTGCTCATCGGTATGGGCGTGCATGAGATTTATACGTCCCGTTTTCGGTGGAAGGAAGATTCCCTCACCCATCATCGCGGCTGCGAACCGGCTGTAGGCATCGGGGTCGGTGTTCGGCCCGATGTCGCGGTACTCGCGCCACGCCGCCGGGTCGCCCCCGCCGTCGAGGAAATGAACAGCGAAGAATCCGGCAAATTTCGGTACAAAGACATCGTGCCCTGCGTCTGCAAGTATTTCCTTGAGACCCGCTGTCAAGCGCTCACCCCTGTCATAGAGTTTCTTGTAGCCTTGTTCGCCCACTTCATGTAGAAGCTCGAGGTTGGCATGGGCCGCTGCCACGACCAACGGGTTCCCGGAGAACGTCCCCATAAAGGTCGATTTGTCGCTCCCTGACTCCAGAAACCGCATGACCTCTTCGCGGCCACAGAGCGCAGCGCAGGGATAACCGTTCGCCATCGCTTTGCCGAAGACGGTTAGGTCGGGATCGATATCGAAGTAGCCCTGGGCACCTTGGAGGCCCATTCGAAAGCCAGTCACGACCTCATCAAGAATGAATAGCACATCGTGTTCGTTCGTCAGTCGACGGAGTTCATCTAGGTACCCGTTTTCGGGCCACAGCAACCCGCTGTTGCTCATCACGGCCTCGGTCATGACTGCCGCGATGTCGTCGCCTTCTCGCTCTAGCTTCTCTTCGAGTAGGTCGATGTCGTTCCAGGGGGCGGATTCGACTGTCTCCATCGTCTCT from Halobaculum magnesiiphilum includes these protein-coding regions:
- a CDS encoding helix-turn-helix domain-containing protein, with product MAVHATVAVAPREFLLGRALAVAGDARIELECAVPLGDEFAPYLTVSADDPKTVCDLVAAEPSVYQLEPLQRGDDEWLVRVRWTGPRSPVLTALRDADAVCVEAVATRGTWHLTLRFDSHEQLTDCYHRCLDRDIRLSVERVQEGEALRPSESRALTSAQREALATAFDAGYFAVPRGVTLAELADRLGISDTAASQRLRRALQNLLADTLEADARDLA
- a CDS encoding RidA family protein, whose translation is MEKITSGPESSDLPFSEGIIHNGTVYVSGQGPLDPQSGEILGSTPSEQTHLTLDNIQRILEAGGSSLDSIVKATVYLDDIEYYDEVNEAYGARLSEPFPARTAMEVVNLPVDIAVEIDVIAAVED
- a CDS encoding DUF7557 family protein — protein: MGTTVELSDDLVERIEGHLEEDETIEEFLEELISIYEQEGRFLQEGA
- the rdfA gene encoding rod-determining factor RdfA, with translation MSNGTNSRRTKVARVIDKYELTEMGDQLEAEWTGQHGERTSLRDLADEFNEAVLAAALRRTGESPMEYEISGTYQTLTSDSSTDATRARRRLEREGIDVDAVTSDFVTHQAIHTFLKQDREASLPADNTDLPERKIESIEKLQGRLAAVTESAIGSLASSNDLDRDDYDVLVDVRTVCPDCGSDLPVGELLRDGGCECTM
- a CDS encoding aspartate aminotransferase family protein; translated protein: MGTPESEERSVAEKQFTQYGNKRLEKFSRSIELQRRASQEIPESTSSNYRGSGSYAPYPMVFMESGSGAELTDVDGNNYIDFHAGVSAIINGHSPSRQIEAVKQQIDNGPYFATSYEKEHEAAHLLNEMVPSSDLAKFISTGTEAIMSAIRLARAYTGKEKVLKFEGMYHGHTDYALVNVHPGAEDLGTRRNPTKIPETTGIPQETMETVESAPWNDIDLLEEKLEREGDDIAAVMTEAVMSNSGLLWPENGYLDELRRLTNEHDVLFILDEVVTGFRMGLQGAQGYFDIDPDLTVFGKAMANGYPCAALCGREEVMRFLESGSDKSTFMGTFSGNPLVVAAAHANLELLHEVGEQGYKKLYDRGERLTAGLKEILADAGHDVFVPKFAGFFAVHFLDGGGDPAAWREYRDIGPNTDPDAYSRFAAAMMGEGIFLPPKTGRINLMHAHTDEHIDEALEAAKVAADHV
- a CDS encoding archaea-specific SMC-related protein — its product is MSSEQVSHQQTRVKVRNIGGIDETTVTLPPGVSVLAGRNASNRTSFLQALMGGLGSTQTTLKGDAEEGSVTLELGGETYTRTLKRSGDTVVFGGDPYLEDPEIADSFAFLLEDNEARRAVARGDDLREIIMRPIDTDQIEAEIEACEQERDELESKIQELDRLEQELPQLEAEKKETKEELETARDKLETKQAELDAVDTGVEESRSRKQDLEDAFDRVRDARSELDDLEFDLETERSTIEQLEAERDELEASLEELEEVTESTDRLEGRISELRERKRSLDDTINELGSVINFNQEMLNGEGIDLETDTDPTDALLENDETVCWTCGSEVETTQIEDTLQRLRDLRSDKLDERNRIRSEIDELSEQKESIRERKSERQQTERRLETVESDIESSRERVAELEQRIEDQEQRVSELEAEAESIELEDHDEVLELHREINGIELRIDRLESELDEINEEIADKESAIEQRDELTAEREAVTEQLTELRTRVNRIEQDAIENFNEHMETVLDILEYDNLDRIWIEQRETEVREGRKKVMRSRFDLHIVRSTADGTVYEDTIDHLSESEREVTGLVFALAGYLVHDVAEKVPFIILDSLEAIDSDRISHVVDYLSEHADFLVAALLPEDAAALSEEYTYIENID
- a CDS encoding M81 family metallopeptidase, translated to MSHTVVVGAFAHETNTFVPDAVTRADFQAREEYLYDAVPRNMRGTETAIGGVIDVADEEEIDLIHTVSAFATPGGVVDDDTYEFYTDLILDAVRDNVDELDGVMLPLHGAMVTESDSDGEGRLIQDVRDIVGETVPVVVTLDLHGNVSGRMVEAADALVAYETYPHLDKAKTGERGMRLLLRAIEGDIDPSMHMERPPVIAFQPKAYTPNGPMAEVMTKARQLEQRPGVLKVNVLPGFYHADIPEMGYTIPVVTDDDPDTARDVSRELAEFVWTKREEFVEEYPKPSEAIRTAKELQAEMDPEDGPIVMADFGSNPGGGGASDGTTVLREILDQGIEKAGWAIMHDPEAVEKCLNAGVGNRVTTDIGGKTDDNHGETIENVDGYVKAITDGRYVNTGTSHSGKGVQNDIGTTVRFQCGTNDSVTVVLAPTRASAFDAEIWRHIGQPPERLDMICIPSLIAFLGDYETMSSEVILIDTPGTSAVNPARFDYERIPRPLFPLDDLADDAYPNWD
- a CDS encoding IclR family transcriptional regulator, with the translated sequence MARNDSLVKSLGTGFEIVAAIEDMEDAGITDISRETGIAKSTVHDHLKTMVENKYVIKRGNTYELSLKFLTHGGRKRDEMDLYQVARPEIRDLANETGELVNLVTEEHGLGVYLDLKRGDNAVNLDSYLGKREYLHSTAVGKTILAHRPEEFVDDVVKNYGLPAETSNTVATREELDNRLETIRSRGYAIDQEERLPGLCCVAAPITDGSDYALGSISISGPKSRMQEDRLNTELADRVSQVANVVEVNLAYS
- a CDS encoding DUF2267 domain-containing protein → MNFDEFTGQVQHRLSLPGTGESVRAIRATLTTLGERIQEGEATDLAGSLPMEIDYYLTDAVEEHGQRFDWTEFIERVWEREGMQDRDDRSDAAYHARVVLDVVNEIVSPNEMRQVREQLPADDGWDELFDVIDQNA